In the Rutidosis leptorrhynchoides isolate AG116_Rl617_1_P2 unplaced genomic scaffold, CSIRO_AGI_Rlap_v1 contig457, whole genome shotgun sequence genome, one interval contains:
- the LOC139883818 gene encoding ABC transporter G family member 24-like yields the protein MYPSGSLLGTHKDSSIKGLPVEELIEKADRFAGIENEYGNVDSAYGSGAKSYINRSASMATSLDTGVPWVICQQADAPDPILLGTPTESDLGVVKSEDAKRYVRQLNPHPCQPLARLFPHVHPMAMDLVNKMLTFDPTKRITASLYHLVHTAALLAAPITKNPTIVSLFFIALRVDESVREDSVREDTLMTLGSRQRAVFVREVAKVPIVEEHEFTPISKLVTNLQQKIRVRIIHAWDSKYASMKDFLSLDMILADEMGQCIQATCSRALAYRFRPFINDNIGKVVQLSDFIVQPNLKSYQYAACHSSIQIGQNTILRKYDRDDVHIPMRPYSFIALDQIHARNNSTVRTSDIIAQVVKITSPLQDTFSGKLVPKILLTLRCSSFTEMDLALWPPFDELFPISSVVEDAKQEPIIVAFTGVMVKDFNDSPRLNTTSGSTFAINKNIVVVDEYKDRFMRVDIETYDQGAMEDNVQIEEKTVTELLSLDPKRDLRLRFSCRARVVGIDTERGWWYKSCANPRCKKGLTYSYGVYSCRSHGETKSPVIRYNLSLKVTDGVNVTTFVMFDDIAAAVLKIPAARIDRPGDRKMLPEFVKDALLNMEKTFNVTLNSPSNFSAPLSFIIKRILDVEELHLLEEGSQSVSYTAATSSVDDQKMSTGDIQVHQKPFLAPQTPGSSCSASFEQKADDLTPQSKQVVLVDQGDDATEKTANLIHRSRTKRQIEFQEEEDDEENCKEKMQKVDSQSKLSVDQPIYNPNIKIKIEKLEHGKEKLNLEKSGSVDQQLKNNERKITTASGRTAAAMSLFSAFFYQVAAMSLFSAFFKRLLLCWRSRMEILKFLVMKLLVKGELEIMILLEYFARHMIIVCWIVRQTRAVKECLHRFCKACIDKAIQCWKRECPVCRTNCASGHSSLEDPCRDATVAALFEDIDKKSSNLYDSMEIIEKRALLFSPFKLLLGAQTMSFKILKWVVLVLSLLQVAMCQDSGDFDNPAVLPLITQIVNERISNLTTSFLTKDVTSRASFCVIDSEADWNEAFNFSSDLGFMSSCIKQTKGDMTQRVCTAAEMKLYLNSFFDQSGDANTKFNRNCNLTSWVSGCEPGWACSVGPNQQVDLQNSREIPARTTSCQSCCEGFFCPQGLTCMIPCPLGSYCPLAELNKTTGNCDPYDYRLPSGNTTHTCGGANLWADVVRSRALFCSAGSYCPTTTEKLPCSSGHYCRMGSTDEQRCFRLSSCNANSANQNIHAYGVLLIAAMATLMVIIYNCSGHVLNTRERRLAKSREAAAKSARETSRARQRWKSAKDVAKKSATGLQAQLSRTFSRKKPIHHSEELSILSGDNSGGFDDLYAPPRTSSSSTMPESSYAPSKEKKKESSDRKQIMHEIEDDSVEYEEMDIESIKSTKPKGNAPKGKNMTSHSKIFRYAYSQLEKEKAQQKENKNLTFSGVVSMATDTGIKKRPLIEISFKDVSLTLKTKKKHLLRCITGKIKPGRITAVMGPSGAGKTTFLNALAGKPIGCEMTGSILINGKPESVLSYKKIVGFVPQDDIVHGNLTVEENLWFSAHCRLSADLARADKVLVVERVVEFLGLQAVRDSLVGTVEKRGVSGGQRKRVNVGLEMVMEPSLLFLDEPTSGLDSASSQLLLRALRRESLEGVNICMVVHQPSYALFRMFDDLILLAKGGLTVYHGSVKKVEEYFSGLGIRVPERVNPPDHYIDILEGIVAPSPRSGVNYGELPVRWMLHNGYPVPPDMRQTAAGLLGNENQVLPIGTEILSDRSFVGELWQDIMDNVDLHRDKIRHNFSKTKDLSNRKTPGVLMQFKYYLGRVAKQRLREAKLQAIDYLILLLAGACLGSLSSGSDQSFGANGYTYTIIAVSLLCKIAALRSFSLDKLQYWRESASGMSSLAYFLAKDTVDHFNTLTKPLVYLSMFYFFTNPRSSFTDNYIILLCLVYCVTGIAYALAIFFHSGSAQLWSVLLPVVFTLVATQPRNNEFMKVVVTFCYPRWALEAFVISNAERYYGVWLITRCGSLLRSGYDLHRWGLCIAILIIIGVVLRAVAFIGMLTLQKK from the exons GGAAGTTGCTAAAGTACCTATTGTTGAGGAGCATGAGTTCACTCCAATTTCCAAACTTGTCACAAATCTCCAGCAGAAGATAAGGGTCAGGATCATACATGCATGGGATTCAAAATATGCTAGTATGAAAGACTTCCTTAGCCTAGATATGATTCTGGCTGATGAGATG GGACAATGCATTCAGGCAACATGCTCGAGAGCACTTGCATACCGATTTCGGCCATTTATAAATGACAACATAGGGAAGGTTGTTCAGTTGTCTGACTTCATTGTCCAACCTAACTTGAAAAGCTACCAGTATGCAGCGTGTCACTCCTCTATCCAGATTGGGCAAAACACAATTCTGAGAAAATATGACAGAGATGATGTTCATATCCCCATGCGACCTTATAGTTTCATTGCCCTCGATCAGATTCACGCTCGCAACAACAGCACTGTCCGCACATCAG ATATCATAGCGCAAGTTGTCAAGATAACCTCTCCTCTTCAAGATACATTTAGTGGAAAGCTGGTGCCAAAGATTCTCCTCACTTTACGTTGCTCATC ATTTACTGAGATGGATCTTGCCTTATGGCCGCCTTTCGACGAGTTATTCCCTATTTCAAGTGTGGTTGAAGATGCAAAGCAGGAGCCCATCATAGTTGCATTTACCGGCGTTATGGTTAAAGATTTCAATG ATTCTCCTCGACTGAACACAACATCGGGATCTACCTTTGCCATTAACAAAAACATCGTTGTTGTTGATGAATACAAAGATAG ATTTATGAGGGTTGATATAGAGACATACGATCAGGGTGCTATGGAGGACAATGTGCAAATAGAAGAAAAGACCGTGACTGAGCTACTTTCACTTGATCCTAAAAGAGACCTG AGACTAAGGTTCAGCTGTAGAGCAAGGGTCGTTGGTATAGACACCGAGAGAGGATGGTGGTACAAGAGTTGTGCAAATCCAAGATGCAAAAAAGGCCTTACATATTCTTACGGCGTGTATTCCTGTCGTAGTCATGGAGAGACAAAATCACCTGTTATCAG GTACAACCTATCACTTAAGGTCACAGATGGAGTTAACGTGACAACATTTGTCATGTTCGATGATATTGCTGCAGCTGTGCTGAAAATTCCTGCTGCACGCATAGATAGACCAGGTGATAGGAAGATGTTGCCAGAATTTGTTAAAGATGCCTTGCTGAACATGGAAAAAACTTTCAATGTCACCTTGAATAGTCCATCAAATTTCAGTGCCCCGTTATCCTTCATCATAAAGAGGATACTGGATGTGGAGGAACTTCATCTTCTAGAAGAAGGATCACAGAGCGTGTCTTATACTGCTGCCACATCTTCTGTTGATGATCAAAAGATGTCTACCGGGGATATTCAGGTTCACCAAAAGCCTTTTCTTGCTCCCCAAACACCGGGAAG CTCATGTTCTGCAAGCTTTGAACAAAAAGCAGATGATTTGACGCCACAATCGAAGCAAGTTGTATTGGTTGACCAGGGAGACGATGCCACAGAAAAAACTGCAAATTTGATTCATCGCTCAAG GACCAAGAGacagattgagtttcaagaagaggAGGATGATGAGGAAAATTGCAAGGAGAAGATGCAGAAGGTGGATTCTCAGTCCAAATTAAGTGTTGATCAGCCCATATATAATCCAAATATAAAGATTAAGATAGAAAAGTTGGAGCATGGAAAAGAGAAGTTGAACTTGGAGAAAAGTGGGTCGGTCGATCAACAGCTAAAGAACAATGAGAGGAAAATAACGACTGCTTCGGGCAGGACC GCTGCTGCTATGTCTTTATTTTCTGCATTTTTTTATCAAGTTGCTGCTATGTCTTTATTTTCTGCATTTTTTAAAAGGCTGCTGCTAT GTTGGAGATCAAGGATGGAGATTCTTAAGTTTTTGGTCATGAAGTTG CTGGTAAAGGGAGAGCTTGAAATAATGATTTTACTTGAATATTTTGCAAGGCATATGATAATCGTCTGCT GGATTGTGAGACAAACAAGAGCTGTCAAGGAATGTCTGCATCGCTTTTGTAAAGCGTGCATTGACAAAGCGATACAATGTTGGAAGAGGGAGTGTCCAGTTTGCCGCACGAATTGTGCTAGTGGCCACTCTTCGCTAGAAGATCCGTGCAGGGACGCTACAGTTGCTGCTCTATTTGAAGATATTGACAA GAAAAGCTCCAATTTGTATGATTCAATGGAGATTATAGAAAAAAGGGCATTGCTTTTTTCCCCTTTTAAACTTTTATTAGGTGCTCAAACAATGAGCTTCAAGATCTTGAAATGGGTTGTTCTAGTTTTGAGTTTATTACAAGTGGCGATGTGTCAAGATTCAGGTGACTTTGACAACCCTGCTGTTCTTCCACTTATCACTCAGATTGTCAATGAGCGAATCTCCAATCTCACCACTTCGTTTCTAACTAAAGATGTAACCAGCAGAGCCAGCTTCTGTGTCATTGACTC GGAAGCTGATTGGAATGAAGCATTTAATTTTTCGTCCGATTTGGGCTTCATGTCATCGTGCATCAAACAGACGAAAG GAGATATGACACAGCGTGTATGTACAGCAGCGGAGATGAAGTTATATTTGAACAGTTTCTTTGACCAATCAGGTGATGCCAATACGAAATTTAACAGGAATTGCAATTTGACCTCGTGGGTTTCCGGTTGTGAGCCAGGATGGGCTTGCAGTGTTGGTCCGAATCAGCAAGTTGACCTTCAGAACTCACGTGAAATCCCTGCTAGAACTACATCCTGTCAATCTTGCTGTGAGGGTTTCTTCTGTCCACAAGGTCTTACATGCATGATTC CTTGTCCATTGGGTTCGTATTGTCCACTAGCAGAATTAAACAAGACAACAGGCAACTGTGATCC ATATGATTATCGGTTACCTTCAGGAAATACTACACATACTTGCGGAGGAGCAAATTTATGGGCTGATGTTGTCCGGAGTCGTGCACTTTTTTGTTCAGCTGGATCATATTGTCCCACCACAACAGAAAAACTCCCTTGCAGCAGTGG ACATTACTGTCGGATGGGTTCTACTGATGAGCAAA GATGCTTCAGGTTGAGCTCATGTAATGCAAACTCTGCAAATCAAAATATCCATGCATATGGGGTTTTGCTGATA GCTGCTATGGCTACTCTGATGGTCATTATTTATAACTGCTCTGGTCATGTTCTGAACACTCGAGAAAGGAGACTGGCCAAATCCAGGGAAGCAGCAGCTAAAAGTGCAAGGGAAACGTCAAGAGCTCGTCAGAGATGGAAATCAGCCAAAGATGTTGCCAAGAAATCTGCAACTGGATTGCAAGCTCAGTTGTCAAGAACATTTTCTCGAAAAAAGCCAATCCACCATTCCGAGGAACTCAGCATTTTGAGTGGAGATAACTCTGGAGGCTTTGATGATTTGTACGCACCTCCCCGTACAAGTTCTTCTAGCACTATGCCCGAGTCATCATATGCACCTtcaaaggaaaagaagaaggaatCCAGTGACCGAAAGCAGATTATGCACGAAATCGAAGATGATTCCGTTGAGTACGAGGAGATGGATATTGAAAGTATAAAAAGTACAAAACCTAAGGGAAATGCTCCGAAAGGAAAGAACATGACTTCTCATAGTAAGATATTTAGATATGCATATTCTCAACTTGAGAAAGAGAAAGCTCAACAGAAAGAAAACAAGAACCTTACTTTCTCAGGAGTGGTTTCTATGGCTACTGATACCGGTATCAAGAAAAGGCCTCTAATCGAAATCTCATTCAAAGACGTGAGCCTAACTTTGAAAACAAAAAAGAAGCATCTATTGAGATGCATAACTGGAAAGATTAAGCCTGGCCGCATAACCGCAGTAATGGGTCCGTCGGGCGCTGGGAAAACTACATTTCTCAATGCTCTGGCAGGAAAGCCAATCGGATGTGAGATGACTGGTTCAATTCTTATAAATGGAAAGCCTGAATCTGTCCTTTCATACAAGAAAATTGTCGGCTTTGTTCCCCAAGACGATATTGTACATGGAAACTTGACAGTGGAAGAGAATCTCTGGTTCAGTGCACATTGCAG ACTATCAGCTGACTTGGCAAGAGCCGATAAAGTGCTTGTTGTCGAAAGAGTGGTTGAGTTTCTTGGTTTGCAAGCAGTGCGTGATTCCTTGGTTGGAACAGTTGAGAAGCGAGGAGTTTCAGGTGGCCAGAGGAAGCGAGTAAATGTTGGTTTAGAAATGGTCATGGAACCTTCTCTTTTGTTCTTGGATGAACCTACTTCTGGTTTGGACAGTGCATCGTCTCAACTACTTCTTAGAGCCCTTAGACGTGAATCTCTTGAAGGTGTAAACATCTGTATGGTGGTTCATCAACCTAG CTACGCATTGTTCAGAATGTTTGATGATTTAATACTATTGGCAAAAGGTGGGCTTACAGTCTACCATGGTTCGGTGAAGAAAGTTGAAGAGTACTTTTCCGGCCTCGGGATCAGAGTCCCGGAACGTGTCAATCCTCCAGACCATTATATCGACATTTTGGAAGGTATAGTAGCACCTAGTCCAAGATCAGGTGTGAACTATGGTGAACTTCCTGTCAGATGGATGCTTCATAATGGGTACCCAGTCCCACCAGATATGCGTCAGACTGCTGCTGGTCTCTTAGGCAACGAAAATCAAGTTCTTCCTATTGGAACTGAAATATTGTCCGACAGGTCTTTCGTTGGAGAACTATGGCAAGATATTATGGATAACGTAGACTTGCACCGAGACAAGATTCGACACAACTTCTCCAAGACGAAAGATTTATCTAACCGGAAAACTCCTGGTGTACTTATGCAGTTCAAATATTACCTGGGAAG GGTTGCTAAGCAGCGTCTTAGGGAAGCTAAACTTCAAGCAATAGATTACCTCATTTTGTTACTTGCTGGAGCATGCCTTGGCTCACTTTCTTCCGGAAGTGATCAATCTTTTGGGGCAAATGGCTATACATATACCATCATTGCAGTTT CTCTACTATGCAAAATTGCGGCTTTGAGATCGTTTTCGTTAGACAAACTACAATATTGGAGGGAGAGTGCATCTGGGATGAGTAGTCTGGCATATTTTCTTGCCAAGGATACAGTTGACCATTTCAATACATTGACAAAGCCTCTAGTATATCTATCTATGTTTTATTTCTTCACGAACCCAAGATCTAGTTTCACCGATAATTACATCATCTTGCTCTGCCTTGTGTACTGTGTAACCGGTATTGCCTATGCATTGGCCATCTTCTTCCATTCAGGCTCGGCACAACTG TGGTCAGTTTTGCTTCCTGTTGTTTTTACTCTGGTTGCTACACAACCAAGAAATAATGAGTTCATGAAAGTTGTTGTTACATTTTGCTACCCTCGCTGGGCTTTGGAAGCTTTTGTGATTTCTAACGCAGAGAG GTACTATGGTGTTTGGCTAATTACACGATGTGGTTCGTTACTGAGAAGTGGGTATGATCTTCATCGTTGGGGACTTTGTATAGCAATCCTCATCATTATCGGCGTGGTACTTCGTGCTGTGGCATTTATAGGAATGTTGACCTTACAGAAAAAATAA
- the LOC139883819 gene encoding probable pectinesterase 56, whose translation MSRLQVFSELCHFLSQLRSQKFNFSGYFLQVRLVTLSASQVRHTFTFLTSSTAAATLHSRVYPDSNYGLLNYLGRPRIVVAADGSGNFRTIRGAVARAPLNSLKPYFIHIRRGVCQDYVTINKPHIALVGEGSDVTSITGSRSVTVHDMENSTTVIIEAPRFMAINLTIENSSPQENGQAVALRISSDQSMLYRCAIRGNQDTLYDYEGRQFYKHCTITGTVDFLFGFAAAVFQSCNILSRNGATTVISAHGRNSTRDKTGFVFQFCRIARERDRFAGPKPPRNMHYAEHS comes from the exons ATGTCGAGGCTTCAAGTCTTCTCTGAGTTGTGCCATTTTTTGTCACAGCTGCGAAGTCAAAAATTCAATTTCTCAGGATATTTCTTGCAGGTGCGGCTAGTAACGTTATCAGCATCGCAGGTGCGACACACCTTTACTTTCCTGACCTCTTCCACAGCTGCGGCAACACTTCATTCCAG GGTTTATCCCGACTCGAACTATGGACTACTCAATTATTTAGGCAGACCCAGAATAGTCGTCGCTGCTGACGGTAGTGGAAATTTTAGGACGATAAGGGGGGCCGTCGCCAGAGCTCCGCTAAACAGCCTGAAGCCGTATTTCATTCACATTAGAAGAGGTGTTTGCCAAGATTATGTCACCATTAACAAGCCTCACATAGCTTTGGTCGGGGAAGGCAGTGATGTCACTAGCATTACCGGAAGTCGTAGCGTGACAGTACACGATATGGAAAATTCTACGACTGTTA TAATCGAGGCTCCAAGATTCATGGCAATAAACCTGACGATAGAAAACAGTTCCCCTCAAGAAAATGGTCAAGCGGTTGCCCTAAGGATTAGTTCGGATCAATCCATGTTATACCGATGTGCTATTAGAGGTAACCAGGACACACTCTACGATTACGAAGGCCGTCAATTCTACAAACATTGTACGATCACTGGAACCGTCGACTTCCTTTTCGGATTCGCCGCCGCAGTCTTCCAAAGTTGCAACATCCTTTCCCGTAATGGTGCCACCACCGTAATTTCAGCACACGGCAGGAATTCTACACGTGACAAAACAGGCTTCGTCTTCCAATTCTGTAGGATTGCCAGGGAACGTGATCGTTTCGCGGGCCCCAAGCCGCCGCGAAACATGCATTATGCCGAACATTCCTAG
- the LOC139883820 gene encoding pectinesterase/pectinesterase inhibitor PPE8B-like, giving the protein MQSFIGNNVNPQGWVSWDSFTEAPPRLGRPFFAEYMNRGPGADVSRRVNWPYKYYVLTHKSARRFSVDRFIDAQCWITIQRTSPHENGQAVALRVNSDQSGFHRCAIRGNQDTLYAFEGCQFYKYCTITGTVDFIFGYAAAIFQSCDILVRNAPTTVVTANGRNNTIDKTGFVLHLRNISRNSDSGNAAETFLGRPWGLFSRTAVIQSFINSNVKPQGWIPWGSDPFASTAPPTKGKPYYREYMNNGP; this is encoded by the exons ATGCAGTCATTTATCGGTAACAATGTAAATCCTCAAGGATGGGTTTCTTGGGATTCTTTCACTGAGGCACCTCCTAGGCTTGGCAGGCCATTTTTCGCGGAATATATGAATCGGGGGCCAGGAGCTGACGTTTCGCGACGAGTTAACTGGCCATACAAATATTACGTTTTGACTCATAAATCGGCACGACGTTTTTCAGTGGATAGATTTATTGACG CCCAATGTTGGATTACGATCCAACGCACTTCCCCTCACGAAAATGGTCAAGCTGTTGCTCTTAGGGTTAATTCGGACCAATCTGGATTCCACCGATGTGCTATTAGAGGCAATCAGGACACACTCTATGCTTTCGAAGGCTGTCAATTCTACAAATATTGTACAATCACTGGCACGGTCGACTTCATTTTCGGATATGCAGCCGCGATTTTCCAGAGTTGCGATATCCTAGTCCGCAATGCCCCTACTACCGTTGTAACGGCAAATGGTAGGAATAATACGATTGACAAAACGGGATTTGTTTTGCACCTACGCAACATTTCTAGGAATTCTGATTCAGGCAACGCAGCCGAAACATTCCTAGGACGGCCTTGGGGATTGTTCTCTAGAACCGCAGTAATCCAGTCGTTCATCAACAGTAATGTAAAGCCTCAAGGATGGATTCCTTGGGGAAGTGACCCCTTCGCGTCTACCGCTCCTCCGACAAAAGGTAAACCGTATTACAGGGAATATATGAACAATGGCCCATGA
- the LOC139883821 gene encoding probable pectinesterase/pectinesterase inhibitor 32 — protein MAALKSQLCLNITLLFLLFVRVYPIRFTNFASPPENNKYNYNVEADMDDQFDVFGVSPSNYHHNVNVVPNYHEASVVVAADGTGSFKKIMDAIAVAPSTGTKGFVIHIKKGIYQEYVTVDKPNIFLVGEGLDVTTITGNRDRVSGYDKERSVINAPNFIAMNLTIENTSPMEGGQAVALSISSDQSVIYNCAIRSNQDTLYAVSGRQFYKKCTIVGTVDFIFGYATAFFQNCQIETRTRSATVITANGRGSADDKSGFVFQFCRIYGNPDLTRSWPTFLGRPWGSYSRMVIMQSYMDKYINGSGWESFGPEPVPPHSENLFIAEYKNDGPGADVAHRIQWPGYHVLRSDKEAEDFTVDRFIDGKSWLPATRIPHFGGLKRE, from the exons ATGGCTGCGCTCAAGTCTCAATTGTGTTTGAATATCACACTACTTTTTCTTCTCTTTGTTAGAGTCTATCCGATTCGCTTTACCAACTTCGCATCTCCGCCggaaaataataaatacaattacaACGTCGAAGCCGATATGGACGATCAATTCGATGTGTTCGGCGTCTCTCCGAGTAATTACCACCACAACGTTAATGTAGTCCCAAATTACCATGAAGCTAGTGTTGTGGTGGCGGCTGACGGCACCGGAAGTTTTAAGAAAATTATGGACGCAATCGCTGTCGCTCCGAGTACCGGCACGAAAGGGTTCGTGATCCACATTAAAAAGGGCATCTACCAGGAATATGTCACCGTTGACAAGCCTAACATATTTTTGGTTGGTGAAGGGCTTGATGTAACCACCATTACTGGTAATCGAGATCGTGTGTCTGGCTACGATAAAGAAAGGTCCG TAATCAACGCTCCGAATTTCATAGCAATGAATCTAACGATAGAAAACACATCTCCGATGGAAGGCGGCCAAGCTGTTGCTCTTAGTATAAGCTCTGACCAATCCGTAATATACAATTGTGCAATCAGAAGCAATCAGGACACGCTCTACGCCGTTAGCGGCCGTCAATTCTACAAAAAATGTACCATAGTCGGCACGGTCGATTTCATTTTCGGATATGCCACTGCATTCTTCCAGAATTGCCAAATTGAGACTAGAACTAGAAGTGCGACCGTGATTACGGCGAACGGACGGGGTTCGGCAGACGACAAGAGTGGATTCGTCTTCCAATTCTGCAGAATATATGGGAACCCGGATCTTACTAGGAGTTGGCCAACTTTCCTAGGACGGCCTTGGGGATCGTATTCTCGTATGGTAATCATGCAGTCGTACATGGACAAGTACATAAATGGTTCAGGATGGGAGTCATTCGGGCCCGAACCGGTCCCACCACATTCCGAAAATCTATTTATCGCTGAGTATAAGAATGACGGGCCCGGAGCTGACGTCGCGCATCGAATTCAATGGCCTGGATATCATGTTTTGAGGTCTGACAAAGAAGCAGAGGATTTTACGGTGGATAGATTCATCGACGGTAAATCTTGGTTACCGGCTACCCGCATACCTCATTTCGGTGGATTAAAGCGTGAATAA